From a single Nicotiana tomentosiformis chromosome 2, ASM39032v3, whole genome shotgun sequence genomic region:
- the LOC138905136 gene encoding uncharacterized protein has protein sequence MFGVCHSSPHGGHHGGERTTTKVLSCSFYWPSLYKDASDLVKRCDECQMVGGISKKNEMLLTTILEIDIFDVWGIDFMGSFAAYKTPISMSPYQLVFRNAYHLSVELEHKSMWALKKLNLDWDIAANMRVSHLNKLDDFWYHAYASSSLYKEKIKYLQDKYIWNKEFKVGNLVLLFNSGLRMFPGKLKSKWSGPFEIVGMTPFAALDLKNKTNKVF, from the exons ATGTTTGGGGTTTGTCATTCTTCGCCacatggtggtcatcatggtggagagAGAACAACAACCAAAGTGCTTAGTTGTAGTTTCTATTGGCCCagtctttacaaggatgcaagtgatttagtgaaaagatgtgatgaatgtcaaatgGTTGGTGGGatatcaaagaaaaatgaaatgcttctcactaccattttggagattgatatttttgatgtgtggggtatcgACTTCATGGgttctttt gcggcttacaaaacacctattaGTATGTCACCATACCAGTTGGTGTTCAGGAATGCTTATCACCtttcggtggaacttgagcacaaatccatgtgggctctaaagaagttgaatcttgattgggatataGCCGCTAACATGAGGGTTTCACATTTGAATAAATTGGATGATttctggtaccatgcttatgcaagttcatccttgtacaaagaaaaaataaaatatcttcaagacaaatacatttggaacaaagagtttaaAGTGGGCAATCTTGTATTGTTATTTAACTCAgggttgaggatgtttcctgggaagctaaagtctaaatggagtggtccttttgaaattgtgggtatgACACCTTTTGcagcattggacttgaagaacaaaactaataaagtattctga